A stretch of the Elephas maximus indicus isolate mEleMax1 chromosome 3, mEleMax1 primary haplotype, whole genome shotgun sequence genome encodes the following:
- the AMPD2 gene encoding AMP deaminase 2 isoform X2: MASYPSGPSKPKAKYPFKKRASLQASAAVPEARAGLGAPPLQSTRSLSGPAPCLKHFPLDLRTSMDGKCKEIAELASCPSHQELFSRSLAESELRSAPYEFPEESPIEQLEERRQRLERQISQDVKLEPDILLRAKQDFLKTDSDSDLQLYKEQGEGQGDRSLRERDGLLEREFQRVTISGEEKCGVPFTDLLDAAKSVVRALFIREKYMALSLQSFCPTTRRYLQQLAEKPLEIRTYEQGPETPVSADAPVHPPALEQHPYEHCEPSTMPGDLGFGLRMVRGVVHVYTRREPDEHCLELELPYPDLQEFVADVNVLMALIINGPIKSFCYRRLQYLSSKFQMHVLLNEMKELAAQKKVPHRDFYNIRKVDTHIHASSCMNQKHLLRFIKRAMKRHLEEIVHVEQGREQTLREVFESMNLTAYDLSVDTLDVHADRNTFHRFDKFNAKYNPIGESVLREIFIKTDNRVSGKYFAHIIKEVMSDLEESKYQNAELRLSIYGRSRDEWDKLARWAVMHRVHSPNVRWLVQVPRLFDVYRTKGQLANFQEMLENIFLPLFEATVHPASHPELHLFLEHVDGFDSVDDESKPENHVFNMESPLPEAWVEEDNPPYSYYLYYTFANMAVLNHLRRQRGFHTFVLRPHCGEAGPIHHLVSAFMLAENISHGLLLRKAPVLQYLYYLAQIGIAMSPLSNNSLFLSYHRNPLPEYLSRGLMVSLSTDDPLQFHFTKEPLMEEYSIATQVWKLSSCDMCELARNSVLMSGFSHKVKSHWLGPNYTKEGPEGNDIRRTNVPDIRVGYRYETLCQELALITQAVQSEMLETIPEEAGLTISPGPQ, encoded by the exons ATGGCATCCTATCCATCTGGCCCCAGCAAGCCCAAGGCCAAGTATCCCTTTAAGAAGCGGGCCAGCCTGCAGGCCTCAGCCGCAGTACCAG AGGCTCGAGCTGGGCTGGGGGCCCCTCCTCTGCAGTCCACTCGCTCCCTGTCGGGACCTGCCCCCTGCCTCAAGCACTTCCCTCTCGACCTGCGCACATCTATGGATGGCAAATGCAAGGAGATCGCAGAG CTGGCCTCCTGTCCCTCCCACCAGGAGCTGTTCAGCCGTTCGCTGGCTGAGAGTGAGCTCCGCAGTGCCCCCTATGAGTTCCCCGAGGAGAGCCCCATTGAGCAGCTGGAGGAGCGGCGCCAGCGCCTGGAGCGGCAGATCAGCCAGGATGTCAA GCTGGAGCCAGACATCCTGCTTCGGGCCAAGCAAGATTTCCTGAAGACAGACAGTGACTCGGACCTACA GCTCTACAAGGAACAGGGTGAGGGCCAGGGTGACCGTAGCCTGCGGGAGCGTGATGGGCTGCTGGAGCGGGAATTCCAGCGAGTTACCATCTCCGGAGAGGAGAAGTGCGGG GTGCCGTTCACAGACCTCCTGGATGCAGCCAAGAGTGTGGTGCGGGCCCTCTTCATCCGGGAGAAGTACATGGCTTTGTCGCTGCAGAGCTTCTGCCCCACTACCCGCCGGTACCTGCAGCAGCTGGCCGAGAAGCCTCTTGAGATCCGGACCTACGAGCAGGGCCCCGAGACCCCTGTGTCTGCTG ATGCCCCTGTGCACCCCCCTGCGCTGGAGCAGCACCCTTACGAGCACTGCGAGCCAAGCACCATGCCTGGGGATCTGGGCTTCGGGCTGCGCATGGTGCGAGGCGTGGTGCATGTCTACACCCGCAGGGAACCAGATGAGCA TTGCTTAGAGCTGGAGCTGCCATACCCCGACCTGCAGGAGTTTGTGGCTGACGTCAACGTGCTGATGGCCCTGATTATCAATGGCCCCAT AAAGTCATTCTGCTACCGCCGGCTGCAGTACCTGAGCTCCAAATTCCAGATGCACGTGCTACTCAATGAGATGAAGGAGCTGGCTGCCCAGAAGAAGGTACCCCACCGGGACTTCTACAACATCCGCAAG GTGGACACGCACATCCACGCTTCGTCCTGCATGAACCAGAAGCACCTGCTGCGCTTCATCAAGCGGGCGATGAAGCGGCACCTGGAGGAGATTGTGCACGTGGAGCAGGGCCGAGAGCAGACGCTTCGGGAGGTCTTTGAGAGCATGAACCTCACTGCCTACGACCTGAGCGTGGACACGCTCGACGTGCACGCG GACAGGAACACCTTCCATCGCTTTGACAAATTCAATGCCAAGTACAACCCTATTGGGGAGTCTGTTCTCCGGGAGATCTTCATCAAGACTGACAACAGGGTTTCTGGGAAATACTTTGCTCACATCATCAAG GAGGTGATGTCAGACCTGGAGGAGAGCAAATACCAGAACGCTGAGCTTCGGCTCTCCATCTACGGCCGCTCACGGGATGAGTGGGACAAGCTGGCACGCTGGGCTGTGATGCACCGTGTGCACTCGCCCAACGTTCGCTGGCTTGTGCAGGTGCCCCGGCTCTT TGACGTGTACCGGACCAAGGGCCAGCTGGCCAACTTCCAGGAGATGCTGGAGAACATCTTCCTGCCACTCTTCGAGGCCACCGTGCACCCTGCCAGCCACCCGGAGCTGCACCTCTTCCTGGAGCAT gtggatggctttgacagtGTGGACGATGAGTCCAAGCCTGAGAACCACGTCTTCAACATGGAGAGCCCCCTCCCCGAGGCCTGGGTGGAGGAGGACAACCCACCCTACTCCTACTACCTGTACTACACCTTCGCCAACATGGCCGTGCTGAACCACCTGCGCAG GCAGAGGGGCTTCCACACGTTTGTGCTGAGGCCACACTGCGGGGAGGCTGGGCCCATCCACCACCTGGTGTCGGCCTTCATGCTGGCTGAGAACATCTCTCACGGGCTGCTGCTACGCAAG GCCCCGGTCCTGCAGTACCTGTATTACCTGGCCCAGATTGGCATTGCCATGTCCCCACTCAGCAACAACAGCCTCTTCCTCAGCTATCACCGGAACCCACTACCCGAGTACCTGTCCCGCGGCCTCATGGTCTCGCTGTCCACCGATGACCCCCTGCAATTTCACTTTACCAAG GAACCACTGATGGAGGAGTACAGCATTGCCACCCAGGTGTGGAAGCTCAGCTCCTGCGACATGTGTGAGCTGGCCCGCAACAGTGTGCTCATGAGTGGCTTCTCCCACAAG GTAAAGAGCCACTGGCTGGGACCCAACTACACCAAGGAGGGCCCTGAGGGCAATGACATCCGCCGTACTAATGTGCCAGACATCCGCGTGGGCTACCGCTACGAGACGCTGTGCCAGGAGCTGGCCCTCATCACTCAGGCCGTCCAGAGTGAGATGCTGGAGACCATCCCGGAGGAGGCGGGCCTCACCATCAGCCCGGGGCCTCAATGA
- the AMPD2 gene encoding AMP deaminase 2 isoform X3 — translation MASYPSGPSKPKAKYPFKKRASLQASAAVPEARAGLGAPPLQSTRSLSGPAPCLKHFPLDLRTSMDGKCKEIAEELFSRSLAESELRSAPYEFPEESPIEQLEERRQRLERQISQDVKLEPDILLRAKQDFLKTDSDSDLQLYKEQGEGQGDRSLRERDGLLEREFQRVTISGEEKCGVPFTDLLDAAKSVVRALFIREKYMALSLQSFCPTTRRYLQQLAEKPLEIRTYEQGPETPVSADAPVHPPALEQHPYEHCEPSTMPGDLGFGLRMVRGVVHVYTRREPDEHCLELELPYPDLQEFVADVNVLMALIINGPIKSFCYRRLQYLSSKFQMHVLLNEMKELAAQKKVPHRDFYNIRKVDTHIHASSCMNQKHLLRFIKRAMKRHLEEIVHVEQGREQTLREVFESMNLTAYDLSVDTLDVHADRNTFHRFDKFNAKYNPIGESVLREIFIKTDNRVSGKYFAHIIKEVMSDLEESKYQNAELRLSIYGRSRDEWDKLARWAVMHRVHSPNVRWLVQVPRLFDVYRTKGQLANFQEMLENIFLPLFEATVHPASHPELHLFLEHVDGFDSVDDESKPENHVFNMESPLPEAWVEEDNPPYSYYLYYTFANMAVLNHLRRQRGFHTFVLRPHCGEAGPIHHLVSAFMLAENISHGLLLRKAPVLQYLYYLAQIGIAMSPLSNNSLFLSYHRNPLPEYLSRGLMVSLSTDDPLQFHFTKEPLMEEYSIATQVWKLSSCDMCELARNSVLMSGFSHKVKSHWLGPNYTKEGPEGNDIRRTNVPDIRVGYRYETLCQELALITQAVQSEMLETIPEEAGLTISPGPQ, via the exons ATGGCATCCTATCCATCTGGCCCCAGCAAGCCCAAGGCCAAGTATCCCTTTAAGAAGCGGGCCAGCCTGCAGGCCTCAGCCGCAGTACCAG AGGCTCGAGCTGGGCTGGGGGCCCCTCCTCTGCAGTCCACTCGCTCCCTGTCGGGACCTGCCCCCTGCCTCAAGCACTTCCCTCTCGACCTGCGCACATCTATGGATGGCAAATGCAAGGAGATCGCAGAG GAGCTGTTCAGCCGTTCGCTGGCTGAGAGTGAGCTCCGCAGTGCCCCCTATGAGTTCCCCGAGGAGAGCCCCATTGAGCAGCTGGAGGAGCGGCGCCAGCGCCTGGAGCGGCAGATCAGCCAGGATGTCAA GCTGGAGCCAGACATCCTGCTTCGGGCCAAGCAAGATTTCCTGAAGACAGACAGTGACTCGGACCTACA GCTCTACAAGGAACAGGGTGAGGGCCAGGGTGACCGTAGCCTGCGGGAGCGTGATGGGCTGCTGGAGCGGGAATTCCAGCGAGTTACCATCTCCGGAGAGGAGAAGTGCGGG GTGCCGTTCACAGACCTCCTGGATGCAGCCAAGAGTGTGGTGCGGGCCCTCTTCATCCGGGAGAAGTACATGGCTTTGTCGCTGCAGAGCTTCTGCCCCACTACCCGCCGGTACCTGCAGCAGCTGGCCGAGAAGCCTCTTGAGATCCGGACCTACGAGCAGGGCCCCGAGACCCCTGTGTCTGCTG ATGCCCCTGTGCACCCCCCTGCGCTGGAGCAGCACCCTTACGAGCACTGCGAGCCAAGCACCATGCCTGGGGATCTGGGCTTCGGGCTGCGCATGGTGCGAGGCGTGGTGCATGTCTACACCCGCAGGGAACCAGATGAGCA TTGCTTAGAGCTGGAGCTGCCATACCCCGACCTGCAGGAGTTTGTGGCTGACGTCAACGTGCTGATGGCCCTGATTATCAATGGCCCCAT AAAGTCATTCTGCTACCGCCGGCTGCAGTACCTGAGCTCCAAATTCCAGATGCACGTGCTACTCAATGAGATGAAGGAGCTGGCTGCCCAGAAGAAGGTACCCCACCGGGACTTCTACAACATCCGCAAG GTGGACACGCACATCCACGCTTCGTCCTGCATGAACCAGAAGCACCTGCTGCGCTTCATCAAGCGGGCGATGAAGCGGCACCTGGAGGAGATTGTGCACGTGGAGCAGGGCCGAGAGCAGACGCTTCGGGAGGTCTTTGAGAGCATGAACCTCACTGCCTACGACCTGAGCGTGGACACGCTCGACGTGCACGCG GACAGGAACACCTTCCATCGCTTTGACAAATTCAATGCCAAGTACAACCCTATTGGGGAGTCTGTTCTCCGGGAGATCTTCATCAAGACTGACAACAGGGTTTCTGGGAAATACTTTGCTCACATCATCAAG GAGGTGATGTCAGACCTGGAGGAGAGCAAATACCAGAACGCTGAGCTTCGGCTCTCCATCTACGGCCGCTCACGGGATGAGTGGGACAAGCTGGCACGCTGGGCTGTGATGCACCGTGTGCACTCGCCCAACGTTCGCTGGCTTGTGCAGGTGCCCCGGCTCTT TGACGTGTACCGGACCAAGGGCCAGCTGGCCAACTTCCAGGAGATGCTGGAGAACATCTTCCTGCCACTCTTCGAGGCCACCGTGCACCCTGCCAGCCACCCGGAGCTGCACCTCTTCCTGGAGCAT gtggatggctttgacagtGTGGACGATGAGTCCAAGCCTGAGAACCACGTCTTCAACATGGAGAGCCCCCTCCCCGAGGCCTGGGTGGAGGAGGACAACCCACCCTACTCCTACTACCTGTACTACACCTTCGCCAACATGGCCGTGCTGAACCACCTGCGCAG GCAGAGGGGCTTCCACACGTTTGTGCTGAGGCCACACTGCGGGGAGGCTGGGCCCATCCACCACCTGGTGTCGGCCTTCATGCTGGCTGAGAACATCTCTCACGGGCTGCTGCTACGCAAG GCCCCGGTCCTGCAGTACCTGTATTACCTGGCCCAGATTGGCATTGCCATGTCCCCACTCAGCAACAACAGCCTCTTCCTCAGCTATCACCGGAACCCACTACCCGAGTACCTGTCCCGCGGCCTCATGGTCTCGCTGTCCACCGATGACCCCCTGCAATTTCACTTTACCAAG GAACCACTGATGGAGGAGTACAGCATTGCCACCCAGGTGTGGAAGCTCAGCTCCTGCGACATGTGTGAGCTGGCCCGCAACAGTGTGCTCATGAGTGGCTTCTCCCACAAG GTAAAGAGCCACTGGCTGGGACCCAACTACACCAAGGAGGGCCCTGAGGGCAATGACATCCGCCGTACTAATGTGCCAGACATCCGCGTGGGCTACCGCTACGAGACGCTGTGCCAGGAGCTGGCCCTCATCACTCAGGCCGTCCAGAGTGAGATGCTGGAGACCATCCCGGAGGAGGCGGGCCTCACCATCAGCCCGGGGCCTCAATGA
- the AMPD2 gene encoding AMP deaminase 2 isoform X4, with amino-acid sequence MWQSEAPAGAIQAPRALSPRPQPWHPIHLAPASPRPSIPLRSGPACRPQPQYQELFSRSLAESELRSAPYEFPEESPIEQLEERRQRLERQISQDVKLEPDILLRAKQDFLKTDSDSDLQLYKEQGEGQGDRSLRERDGLLEREFQRVTISGEEKCGVPFTDLLDAAKSVVRALFIREKYMALSLQSFCPTTRRYLQQLAEKPLEIRTYEQGPETPVSADAPVHPPALEQHPYEHCEPSTMPGDLGFGLRMVRGVVHVYTRREPDEHCLELELPYPDLQEFVADVNVLMALIINGPIKSFCYRRLQYLSSKFQMHVLLNEMKELAAQKKVPHRDFYNIRKVDTHIHASSCMNQKHLLRFIKRAMKRHLEEIVHVEQGREQTLREVFESMNLTAYDLSVDTLDVHADRNTFHRFDKFNAKYNPIGESVLREIFIKTDNRVSGKYFAHIIKEVMSDLEESKYQNAELRLSIYGRSRDEWDKLARWAVMHRVHSPNVRWLVQVPRLFDVYRTKGQLANFQEMLENIFLPLFEATVHPASHPELHLFLEHVDGFDSVDDESKPENHVFNMESPLPEAWVEEDNPPYSYYLYYTFANMAVLNHLRRQRGFHTFVLRPHCGEAGPIHHLVSAFMLAENISHGLLLRKAPVLQYLYYLAQIGIAMSPLSNNSLFLSYHRNPLPEYLSRGLMVSLSTDDPLQFHFTKEPLMEEYSIATQVWKLSSCDMCELARNSVLMSGFSHKVKSHWLGPNYTKEGPEGNDIRRTNVPDIRVGYRYETLCQELALITQAVQSEMLETIPEEAGLTISPGPQ; translated from the exons ATGTGGCAAAGCGAGGCCCCAGCCGGAGCCATTCAGGCTCCCCGCGCATTGTCGCCGCGGCCCCAGCCATGGCATCCTATCCATCTGGCCCCAGCAAGCCCAAGGCCAAGTATCCCTTTAAGAAGCGGGCCAGCCTGCAGGCCTCAGCCGCAGTACCAG GAGCTGTTCAGCCGTTCGCTGGCTGAGAGTGAGCTCCGCAGTGCCCCCTATGAGTTCCCCGAGGAGAGCCCCATTGAGCAGCTGGAGGAGCGGCGCCAGCGCCTGGAGCGGCAGATCAGCCAGGATGTCAA GCTGGAGCCAGACATCCTGCTTCGGGCCAAGCAAGATTTCCTGAAGACAGACAGTGACTCGGACCTACA GCTCTACAAGGAACAGGGTGAGGGCCAGGGTGACCGTAGCCTGCGGGAGCGTGATGGGCTGCTGGAGCGGGAATTCCAGCGAGTTACCATCTCCGGAGAGGAGAAGTGCGGG GTGCCGTTCACAGACCTCCTGGATGCAGCCAAGAGTGTGGTGCGGGCCCTCTTCATCCGGGAGAAGTACATGGCTTTGTCGCTGCAGAGCTTCTGCCCCACTACCCGCCGGTACCTGCAGCAGCTGGCCGAGAAGCCTCTTGAGATCCGGACCTACGAGCAGGGCCCCGAGACCCCTGTGTCTGCTG ATGCCCCTGTGCACCCCCCTGCGCTGGAGCAGCACCCTTACGAGCACTGCGAGCCAAGCACCATGCCTGGGGATCTGGGCTTCGGGCTGCGCATGGTGCGAGGCGTGGTGCATGTCTACACCCGCAGGGAACCAGATGAGCA TTGCTTAGAGCTGGAGCTGCCATACCCCGACCTGCAGGAGTTTGTGGCTGACGTCAACGTGCTGATGGCCCTGATTATCAATGGCCCCAT AAAGTCATTCTGCTACCGCCGGCTGCAGTACCTGAGCTCCAAATTCCAGATGCACGTGCTACTCAATGAGATGAAGGAGCTGGCTGCCCAGAAGAAGGTACCCCACCGGGACTTCTACAACATCCGCAAG GTGGACACGCACATCCACGCTTCGTCCTGCATGAACCAGAAGCACCTGCTGCGCTTCATCAAGCGGGCGATGAAGCGGCACCTGGAGGAGATTGTGCACGTGGAGCAGGGCCGAGAGCAGACGCTTCGGGAGGTCTTTGAGAGCATGAACCTCACTGCCTACGACCTGAGCGTGGACACGCTCGACGTGCACGCG GACAGGAACACCTTCCATCGCTTTGACAAATTCAATGCCAAGTACAACCCTATTGGGGAGTCTGTTCTCCGGGAGATCTTCATCAAGACTGACAACAGGGTTTCTGGGAAATACTTTGCTCACATCATCAAG GAGGTGATGTCAGACCTGGAGGAGAGCAAATACCAGAACGCTGAGCTTCGGCTCTCCATCTACGGCCGCTCACGGGATGAGTGGGACAAGCTGGCACGCTGGGCTGTGATGCACCGTGTGCACTCGCCCAACGTTCGCTGGCTTGTGCAGGTGCCCCGGCTCTT TGACGTGTACCGGACCAAGGGCCAGCTGGCCAACTTCCAGGAGATGCTGGAGAACATCTTCCTGCCACTCTTCGAGGCCACCGTGCACCCTGCCAGCCACCCGGAGCTGCACCTCTTCCTGGAGCAT gtggatggctttgacagtGTGGACGATGAGTCCAAGCCTGAGAACCACGTCTTCAACATGGAGAGCCCCCTCCCCGAGGCCTGGGTGGAGGAGGACAACCCACCCTACTCCTACTACCTGTACTACACCTTCGCCAACATGGCCGTGCTGAACCACCTGCGCAG GCAGAGGGGCTTCCACACGTTTGTGCTGAGGCCACACTGCGGGGAGGCTGGGCCCATCCACCACCTGGTGTCGGCCTTCATGCTGGCTGAGAACATCTCTCACGGGCTGCTGCTACGCAAG GCCCCGGTCCTGCAGTACCTGTATTACCTGGCCCAGATTGGCATTGCCATGTCCCCACTCAGCAACAACAGCCTCTTCCTCAGCTATCACCGGAACCCACTACCCGAGTACCTGTCCCGCGGCCTCATGGTCTCGCTGTCCACCGATGACCCCCTGCAATTTCACTTTACCAAG GAACCACTGATGGAGGAGTACAGCATTGCCACCCAGGTGTGGAAGCTCAGCTCCTGCGACATGTGTGAGCTGGCCCGCAACAGTGTGCTCATGAGTGGCTTCTCCCACAAG GTAAAGAGCCACTGGCTGGGACCCAACTACACCAAGGAGGGCCCTGAGGGCAATGACATCCGCCGTACTAATGTGCCAGACATCCGCGTGGGCTACCGCTACGAGACGCTGTGCCAGGAGCTGGCCCTCATCACTCAGGCCGTCCAGAGTGAGATGCTGGAGACCATCCCGGAGGAGGCGGGCCTCACCATCAGCCCGGGGCCTCAATGA
- the AMPD2 gene encoding AMP deaminase 2 isoform X1: protein MASEARAGLGAPPLQSTRSLSGPAPCLKHFPLDLRTSMDGKCKEIAELASCPSHQELFSRSLAESELRSAPYEFPEESPIEQLEERRQRLERQISQDVKLEPDILLRAKQDFLKTDSDSDLQLYKEQGEGQGDRSLRERDGLLEREFQRVTISGEEKCGVPFTDLLDAAKSVVRALFIREKYMALSLQSFCPTTRRYLQQLAEKPLEIRTYEQGPETPVSADAPVHPPALEQHPYEHCEPSTMPGDLGFGLRMVRGVVHVYTRREPDEHCLELELPYPDLQEFVADVNVLMALIINGPIKSFCYRRLQYLSSKFQMHVLLNEMKELAAQKKVPHRDFYNIRKVDTHIHASSCMNQKHLLRFIKRAMKRHLEEIVHVEQGREQTLREVFESMNLTAYDLSVDTLDVHADRNTFHRFDKFNAKYNPIGESVLREIFIKTDNRVSGKYFAHIIKEVMSDLEESKYQNAELRLSIYGRSRDEWDKLARWAVMHRVHSPNVRWLVQVPRLFDVYRTKGQLANFQEMLENIFLPLFEATVHPASHPELHLFLEHVDGFDSVDDESKPENHVFNMESPLPEAWVEEDNPPYSYYLYYTFANMAVLNHLRRQRGFHTFVLRPHCGEAGPIHHLVSAFMLAENISHGLLLRKAPVLQYLYYLAQIGIAMSPLSNNSLFLSYHRNPLPEYLSRGLMVSLSTDDPLQFHFTKEPLMEEYSIATQVWKLSSCDMCELARNSVLMSGFSHKVKSHWLGPNYTKEGPEGNDIRRTNVPDIRVGYRYETLCQELALITQAVQSEMLETIPEEAGLTISPGPQ, encoded by the exons AGGCTCGAGCTGGGCTGGGGGCCCCTCCTCTGCAGTCCACTCGCTCCCTGTCGGGACCTGCCCCCTGCCTCAAGCACTTCCCTCTCGACCTGCGCACATCTATGGATGGCAAATGCAAGGAGATCGCAGAG CTGGCCTCCTGTCCCTCCCACCAGGAGCTGTTCAGCCGTTCGCTGGCTGAGAGTGAGCTCCGCAGTGCCCCCTATGAGTTCCCCGAGGAGAGCCCCATTGAGCAGCTGGAGGAGCGGCGCCAGCGCCTGGAGCGGCAGATCAGCCAGGATGTCAA GCTGGAGCCAGACATCCTGCTTCGGGCCAAGCAAGATTTCCTGAAGACAGACAGTGACTCGGACCTACA GCTCTACAAGGAACAGGGTGAGGGCCAGGGTGACCGTAGCCTGCGGGAGCGTGATGGGCTGCTGGAGCGGGAATTCCAGCGAGTTACCATCTCCGGAGAGGAGAAGTGCGGG GTGCCGTTCACAGACCTCCTGGATGCAGCCAAGAGTGTGGTGCGGGCCCTCTTCATCCGGGAGAAGTACATGGCTTTGTCGCTGCAGAGCTTCTGCCCCACTACCCGCCGGTACCTGCAGCAGCTGGCCGAGAAGCCTCTTGAGATCCGGACCTACGAGCAGGGCCCCGAGACCCCTGTGTCTGCTG ATGCCCCTGTGCACCCCCCTGCGCTGGAGCAGCACCCTTACGAGCACTGCGAGCCAAGCACCATGCCTGGGGATCTGGGCTTCGGGCTGCGCATGGTGCGAGGCGTGGTGCATGTCTACACCCGCAGGGAACCAGATGAGCA TTGCTTAGAGCTGGAGCTGCCATACCCCGACCTGCAGGAGTTTGTGGCTGACGTCAACGTGCTGATGGCCCTGATTATCAATGGCCCCAT AAAGTCATTCTGCTACCGCCGGCTGCAGTACCTGAGCTCCAAATTCCAGATGCACGTGCTACTCAATGAGATGAAGGAGCTGGCTGCCCAGAAGAAGGTACCCCACCGGGACTTCTACAACATCCGCAAG GTGGACACGCACATCCACGCTTCGTCCTGCATGAACCAGAAGCACCTGCTGCGCTTCATCAAGCGGGCGATGAAGCGGCACCTGGAGGAGATTGTGCACGTGGAGCAGGGCCGAGAGCAGACGCTTCGGGAGGTCTTTGAGAGCATGAACCTCACTGCCTACGACCTGAGCGTGGACACGCTCGACGTGCACGCG GACAGGAACACCTTCCATCGCTTTGACAAATTCAATGCCAAGTACAACCCTATTGGGGAGTCTGTTCTCCGGGAGATCTTCATCAAGACTGACAACAGGGTTTCTGGGAAATACTTTGCTCACATCATCAAG GAGGTGATGTCAGACCTGGAGGAGAGCAAATACCAGAACGCTGAGCTTCGGCTCTCCATCTACGGCCGCTCACGGGATGAGTGGGACAAGCTGGCACGCTGGGCTGTGATGCACCGTGTGCACTCGCCCAACGTTCGCTGGCTTGTGCAGGTGCCCCGGCTCTT TGACGTGTACCGGACCAAGGGCCAGCTGGCCAACTTCCAGGAGATGCTGGAGAACATCTTCCTGCCACTCTTCGAGGCCACCGTGCACCCTGCCAGCCACCCGGAGCTGCACCTCTTCCTGGAGCAT gtggatggctttgacagtGTGGACGATGAGTCCAAGCCTGAGAACCACGTCTTCAACATGGAGAGCCCCCTCCCCGAGGCCTGGGTGGAGGAGGACAACCCACCCTACTCCTACTACCTGTACTACACCTTCGCCAACATGGCCGTGCTGAACCACCTGCGCAG GCAGAGGGGCTTCCACACGTTTGTGCTGAGGCCACACTGCGGGGAGGCTGGGCCCATCCACCACCTGGTGTCGGCCTTCATGCTGGCTGAGAACATCTCTCACGGGCTGCTGCTACGCAAG GCCCCGGTCCTGCAGTACCTGTATTACCTGGCCCAGATTGGCATTGCCATGTCCCCACTCAGCAACAACAGCCTCTTCCTCAGCTATCACCGGAACCCACTACCCGAGTACCTGTCCCGCGGCCTCATGGTCTCGCTGTCCACCGATGACCCCCTGCAATTTCACTTTACCAAG GAACCACTGATGGAGGAGTACAGCATTGCCACCCAGGTGTGGAAGCTCAGCTCCTGCGACATGTGTGAGCTGGCCCGCAACAGTGTGCTCATGAGTGGCTTCTCCCACAAG GTAAAGAGCCACTGGCTGGGACCCAACTACACCAAGGAGGGCCCTGAGGGCAATGACATCCGCCGTACTAATGTGCCAGACATCCGCGTGGGCTACCGCTACGAGACGCTGTGCCAGGAGCTGGCCCTCATCACTCAGGCCGTCCAGAGTGAGATGCTGGAGACCATCCCGGAGGAGGCGGGCCTCACCATCAGCCCGGGGCCTCAATGA